The DNA region TGATCATGTATATCATcttactttttatcttttatcattttttttgcaAGTATCACTCCcgttatttttctcttcattttattgttgttacgttattatatgttttgatataatatcatttcttttattcttcattGTTATGGATGAAATGATAGGTTGATAATAAATGTTacataataacaataacaataataataataatagaataattatttataaatgtcAATCATAAGATGCTATAACTTAATATCCTTATACATTTAGaccataaaagataataaacatcaattaaatatcattaatttgaaataacTAATGTatgtaataatataattattattacaaagaaaaaatagaatgtaatagttaataacatattaaagattaataataaatacaaataattagtGACAtctttaataagttaataaataaacaatgatatttaaagtttgaaacatataattatttttataaataacttttaaaaattagtaagcaataaaaataaaactaaaactaagggaaaacaaaatgataacaataataataataataataataattattattattattattattattattattattattattattattattattgttgttattgttattaataaattgagattattcaatttatattaCATCATAGTGAGGTTAAttaattcaaacttcaaaattataaaaatattacacaaaattaatatattcaaaataaatagaattataattttaaaaataattattcaacaTATCTATTTAATAGAATTCATACTCTTTATAGTTTTCCTTTGTGCAATACTGTGTGGTGATGAATTTGGAGTTATATCATCTTGTGTAGTAGAAGAAGAATAATACTCCGCAAAAGAACAAACAAGAATAATGTtttatcttctttctttctattttgcATCAATTAAATTAAGCTTCATTAAAAAGTTTGCAgaatttttatatgtaaaataacTGTTTTTCTGTTGTGTTATTAAAGGAAGTTGACTCATATGATTTGATTTTCCCTGGTAGCAATCTCACAACTTGGGTTCAACTCTAGAAGTTCTTTGATAGTTGATGACTATAAATCTCCACTGAAATagtatctaaaataatttagttaggGAATCTATATTTGCTTTAGATAATTTGGAAGGTAAATTGCACcaatttgataaagaaaaagatactGATGCATGCCTATAAAGGTGATGGAATTGTGTTATTATTGACTtcgttataattttatttaaaatatagggACGCCACAAATCAATCTTTCCAAGTTTATAGAAACTGAGCATTTGTTTCGTGGATTGCATAATAATTTGATGATTACTTGGTTCACTTATTAAGGTTAATGatacaagttttatttttattttttgagaaaaaggTTAATGATACAAGTTAACGATACATGGGACGGGTAAAACATAACATAATTCATAACAACTAATGGAGCTAATCGCTACAATTTTGTGAATAACATTATTCTTCAAATAACAAGTGTAtccaaacaatttttattttttttacaaggaggcttaaatatgtttttgatttttataagttagtatttttttaattttaagtttgtattttttttttaactttgatcctTGTAAGTGTGAATTTATGGGAttagaaatgaaaaattaaaattttaaaaatactaaaattgaaaaaatataaatttacaagAACTAAAACGGAAAAAACTTACatgaatcaaaatttaaaaaacaccaccaccttaaagagactaaaattaaaaaaaattacaagaaccaaaatagaaaaaaatgccagcatagactaaaaatatattaaaaaaaaacaaaaaaaattatatatggagCATTTAATGCTAGACTTATTATAACCTCTATTTAATTAATGCTCCACTCAAGGTATGACTGATTTaagatttgttttatttctacGTACCTTAGAGAAGGAAACAACTTTCGCAAATGTTCCAAGTCAACATCCAAATGCTTTAGGTACTTGAGATATACGATCTCCACACTCCGATAATTATCATGATCCAAACTTTTGAGTTTTCCTCCTGTTATATGTAGCTGTGTCAATTGCAATTCTTGAGGTAGTTTGCTAGGCTTCAACCATTCTGGAATATTTTGGCCAGGAAAGCCTTCAAGATGCAACTTTTTCAAACTTGAAGGCACACTGATCTGAATATCAATGTACCTTGTGTCAAATACACCCCATGATATTTTGAGATGCTCAAGTTTTGACAACTTTCTCAAGCTTTCAAACTCTCCTTGGATCACAGCCCCACTTCCTATACGTATGCTGAGTCGCTTTAGTCTTTCCAATTTTGCAGCAATATCTGATATTCTGCAGGGAGTCTTGCTAGAACTACCTAATACAAATCCCTTCAGTACCTTAAGCCAAATCAGGTTTTCAATCCCCTTTGGCATTTTGTCCAACAAGTAGCATTGAGACAAATTCAATTGTACGAGATTTCTCAATGATGAAATATCACTAGGTAGCGTTTCTAGATTGTGACAGGCCTTGAGATCTAGAATTTTTAGGCTCCTAATTTTTACGATGGAAGGTGGAAGCTCGAATATTCTTGATATCCCACGAAGGCTAAGACAGCTCAAATTCTTGTGACCACTCAACTCCTTGAGGAATTCTTCACTTTCCACTTCAATATGATGTTTTGGTGAATCTTGCATCCAACGACCAAGTTGAAGCACCCGCAAATCCTTCATTTTAGCCATCCATCCGGGTCCAAAATTAAGATAACTTGCACCAACATTATAAACACCATAGCAAGGGTTAGATTTAAAACCAAACCCatcacttattttaattttgtgttggTCAAGTACTAAACGTTCAAACCCAATATCACTGCCATGAGATGAAGATGAGGTCATTATCTGTGAATAATAACCACAAAGCTGCTCTTCctcattttgaaacaatggacTTAGTGACTTGTGATGGACCAAcggattaattttaaatttactcaCAATGGGAGACTTGCCATTACCATGGGGTACAAATAGTTTACTTTCCAAAAGAGAATCAAGCCTTTTCTCTGCATTCCAAAAATAACTACCAAGGTCCCCTGTCACACCCCACTGCAACGAAAAGCTCCAGAAAATGATTTCCCTTCTCTTCAAAACAGCATTTTCAGGAAACTGCAAGAGAGATGAGAACCAACGTCTGTCAAAAAGATCAAGGTTGCTATAATAGTCCTTAATCATTTGCAAGTCCTTCTCAAGTTGTGGAGTCGAAGAAGGGAGTGGTGTGTTGAGTTCTGGTCTCTGGGGTAGCTTGACATCCTGAGATGCTTGCCCTGATGACCCAACAGCTTCAGCATCAGCAGCTGGCAGCAACTTTCGAGTTGAATTCCTTATTTTCTGGCAAAAGTGTCCCTCCTCTTCCCTCAACTTGCGTATGTTTTTGTTGCGAATATAGCCATCCACAACCGCTAACGTGTCAAGGAGTTCTTCTTCATTGTCCTTCACCTTCAAAAACAGGTCCTTTATCTTGTTCAACTCAGACTTCAAATCATTCAATTTGGCTTCTTTTTCTACTCTCACCAAGTGCTTCAACAGTGTAGCCACTGCTTTAAAGGGATTTGTTCGAATAgacattttctttttggttcaGGGACAGTGGTGGCAGATTTTCTGACTTTATGAAAAAACTGACTAAAGAAACAATATGGTTTTGAGACAGAGTGGTATGAGGTTTCgactttatgaacaatgtgttTTATCCACAAGAgggaaaaattaaatgatggaGTGGAGGATGATTTTGTGTGATTTTATGGAAAACAGAtgaaagaaacaagaaagaTCGAGGGACACAATAATGAGTGATTTTGTGACTTGATGCAGAACTGAAGAAAGAACCATAATATATatggtttttaaaaattataaattatggcATCAAGTTAAACTCGTCATTACATGGATCAAATGACAAAAGTTTAACGTCATTCTTTTCTTAACTTGGAATTTGATGTAACTTGGTATTCACTCAATAgaatttgtttaaaaacttaaactcaaaataaaattaaatatgaatttatctATGGtagaaaacatatataattataaaattaacacaTAAGACAGTGTTGcttcatgtaattttttaaaactccggcatagaaaatagaagatttttgtagaaaataaagaatttattaaatTGAAACCGCAGAAATCATGAAGGAAGGCAATAATAAAGAACAGTCTTTGCGTGGGAAAATGATGAAAGAAAGgtatctttctttttgttttcctttggcAAGATATTATTCCAATAGACAAAGACATGCAAATTAAAGAATACCAAAACCATGTTTCACGTCATTCTTTCTTCCCAGAAAAAACTGCCACTGTAGTCTATCCTTTGTTTCACAAATGGAATTATTCCAATAGACTATGACAAGCAAAGAGAACCCAAATACCGAATAACATGTTTGACATCATTcttttttcattgaaaaattGTCACAATAGCTCATCCTTTCTTACACAATGGGAGGGGGCGTGTTTGTAATTGGACTGGGTGGAGAGAGACAAATCAAAGCAAAAGGGTTGAATTTCACTTGGATTGTGGCAACAAGCACTACTGGAAAACATACTTTTGACAACGGTTATTTCGGACATTCAAAGATGATTTTGAAGACAATGTCGtggaaaatcaaaatttttcatgacgattcttaaaaaattgttttagaaaagttattattttaagataatttttagataaataacCGTTTTAAAATAGTCACATTTTATTTGActgaaaatcgtcttagaatgtatttatttaaaataaaataaaattctaagaCCTCTAAAAAATCGTTTTAAAATGTTTACAATCTAATACGGTGTTACTATAGGACGTATTATATGCCTAGATCATCAACTGAAACACACAATTaacttaacatttttaaaatcaaattctcAGAATAAATATGGTAGAACATCCATCCCAATCCCacaccaaaaagaaaacaaaagaaataaggaAAGATATTGCACAATCAGAACTTACTCTAGAGTTATAACAATAAATGTTAGGTTATCATCGAGGCTATGCAAGTTGGCATGGTTGTGCTATCTTCCTTTCTCATTGTTAATGATACAAAACAGCTGCCAGAAATTAAATTGCTACTTAGGTTATATAAGtatattaaatgtaaaaaagaaaaaaaatatttatccagATGCTACAGTTTCTGCCTGTTTTTGCATATGAATTTAACTTGATAAGGCTAAAACAAGAGGGGGGAAAGTATTTTTACCACCATCCACACATTTCTCAAGCATTATGCAGCCATCTTTTCCCAAGGTTACAATCGCAAATTTAAGTCTTggaaatcttaaaataattgaaactaGTGCTCTTGGAATAGATGATGCCTCTATGCCTATTAAATTGTCAGTCACAAACATAAATAAAAGGATTAATTAGGAATCTAATCAGTTGTTAGGAATTGTTAACtgcaaataaaacaaagaatttCTTTTGGAAAAAACCTTGGAGCTCTCTATGTGAGAAGTTCTGCCAATGCTCTTCACTTTTCTGTTCACCCATTTCAGAATATCAGCATCAGTGATCTCCTTTCCTTGGGAATCAGATCTCAAATTTTTCAACAGTTGAAGCATTGTGAAGCGCATGATCTGCCACAATAaagttggaaaaaaatattttagataaaattgaaaGCCAAAACAAATAGGTGGGAAAGCAGTCATAATAGGCTTAGAAAAAAAAGCAAATTATATCCATAACATTTGTGTGGAAGGTTTAGTGAGATGAAGAGATTACCAAGAATGAGCTTATTTTTTCCTTGCACAATGTCATTACCAGCTAGTTGACTAGAGAGAATCTCAGTTGTTTACCAATTTTTATGACCTGATTGCGGTTCTCTACTTTTCTGAATGGCATTCTAATTGGAGGTCTTGTTGCATATTTCCAGTTAACTAATCTTGGAAATATGTTGTCTACCACTTCTAAAAGTATCCATCTACATGGCATAAAGTAAAAGGAATCAAACACATAAGAACTTAgtgaattaataaaataaattttgatatcacattcatttaatttttcccAATCAATGGATAAacatgttggatcgagtgacctcagaataattaagaaggggggttgaattaattattcctaaacctttactaattaaaaatttactcttctaaggcttttactaaattgttaagagaatgaggagtagaagagaaacttaacagcaAGTAaaaacgaaaattaaatgcacagcagaaagtaaaagagtagggaaaaaggaaacaaacacaaaagagtttttatactggttcggcaacaacccgtacctacatccaatccccaagcgacctacggtccttgagatttctttcaaccttgtaaaaatcattttacaagcaaagatccacaaggtatgtaccctcccttgttctctttgaaaccctattggatgtaccctccactagaactgatccagaagagatgtaccatctcttgttctccgttaaacccaagtagatgtaccctctacttgtaccacaaaggatgtaccctctacttgtaccacaaaggatgtaccctccaatgtgttaagactaagatctcaggcggttaaacctttgatactttgtgaatggggatacaaaagaattctcaggcagttagtcctttgaacacttttttaTAAGGGAatgagaagaatcaaaagaattctcagactgtgtcattttgaattctttgacaagggagaagggagacacaaaagaattcaagcggttagtccttcgttcttttggaaaagggagaagagagacacaataagaattcaggcggttagtccttggcgaattctttttggcaaagggagaagagaatgaaaagatgaatagcacaagttttcaaggtttagaaaaccagaaaacttcaaagaagaagaagttcaaagagatttagggcttgtaaaagattgattgaataagtgttcaagattgaaagaatgaattaattgaaaatgcaaaacaaagccttgcttttatagactcttcatgtctggtcaagaagaccatttagaagagttataacttttagaaaaacttaaaaccaatttgaaaaagtcaaaacctttttgaagagttacatcttttgattttttcagaaacaatcactggtaattgattaccaaataagtgtaatcgattacacaaagcttttatgtgaaaggatgtgactcttcacatttgaatttgaatttcaacgttcaaaggcactggtaatcgattaccaaaatattgtaatcgattacagctttttgaaattaattggaacgttgtaaattcaatttgaaaactttttcaaaacaattttgctactggtaatcgattacaataatctggtaatcgattaccagagagtaaaaactctttggtaaacatgttttgagaaaaatcatgtgctactcaatttttgagaaaaacttttcatacttatcttgattaagccttctcttgattcttgaatcttgatcttgattcttgagatcttgaatcttgattcttgactctaaactttcttcttgagtcttgaattcttcttgattcttatcttgaactcttgaattgttcttgattcacttgagttgttctttgattgatctttgagccttttgtcatcacctttgtcatcatcttttgttatcatcattgttatcatcaaaacacctttgaatcacctttgattcaccatgaagctttgcttctacaaaacaTGAGCCAGGTGGATCATTTGGTCATCATGTTTTGAGATccagaaaattaaaaacttacacTTTTACAGATATACAAGGCTTTAGATTTtggcaaaaataataaatgcagTTTAAGAAAAGGAACACATTCCCATTTCTGACATCCTCAAACAGAttatttaaatgtgtaaaaattccaagactattgATCCACAGTTGGAAGCATTTCTCTTCTCTAGATGTTTGCATATCATCCGTCATCATCTCAGCATAGGACATCTTTTTAGTGTCTATAGATAGACCACTCCTGCATTGTGTAGGGCACTAATTGAATAACTACAACACTTAAACAGATTCAAAAATTAACATGcatatgaatatttatttaaattatcaaatagtCTGAGTAAAATTAACTATGCAATTCATTTCATACCTATGATGAAAAAATTGTGAAACAAATGCAAGATTCATATTTGAAGTACCCTCTACAACATCCCTTGGGGTGAAGTATCTTTTGCAACCCATTCTCTCTGTGTGATCAAGAACCAGATTTGCCCTTTCATTGCCATTCTTGGTATCCAAGGTGACCGGACTGCAATGTTTAGGAGCAAGGACATTAAGCAGATAAGCGTAGGCCTCTCCATCCTATAAATAAATGGGTGTGAAAAAAGTTAGGATAATGGTTTGTTAATAGCTTgattgaatttcaaattgtaGAGGCAAAACTCTTGATTTGGTTCCATTTGGCACCAAAACATTAACATTAACCTCTTGAAGTGATTGAGTCCAAGAGTATTTCTCCAAAATCCAAGCCATTACCTTTATTTGGAACTGTCcaagtattaaaagaaaataaataaaaaaaatatcagccCCCAAAATAGATACAAGGGTCTAATGcacgttgaaaaaaaaaacgttgaAATTGATTTCTTAGGTTTACCTTTGGAGGTGCTTTCATCTTTGTTGGTGTCTTCGGCTTTGGGttccttctcttcctttaaCCTCTTGTCGGATTTTCCCCTCTCCTTCGAGGCCTTGAGgtcctctctcttcttcttcttggccTTTTCTCTCTCCGCCAGAAAGTCGCTATGTTCGGAGAGGAACTTGAAGACTCTCTCCAGAAAAGTGATAGGGTTTGACAAGTCAAAAGTACCACCGAACGAAGACCAAGATGAAGAGGATTGGGGTTACGGTGGTGAAGAGCGAATGGGTTTCTGCTCCTCTTCGTTGAAATCGGGAGATAATCACCATTGCAAACTCACTAGATGAGAGAGCATGAGAGAAGACATTGGGAAGAGGAGAAAGGAGTGAAGCGAGTGAAAGGAGAGGAACAACCTTTGAATAATGTCCAAATTCAAAGATGGTTTTCAAACTGTCTTTGAATAGTGTAAAACAAAGATGGTTTCACAAAAATTGTCATCGTTTTATACTATTCAAAGTCGGTTTCGcgaaaaccgtctttgaaatgtTTACAGTATTTACCAAATTGCTACCGCCCTCAAACAAAGACGGTTTTGGGACAACCGAATTTAAATGCGCATCGTAAAACacactttttttagtagtgaaagtTACTTTGCCACTTATAATATCTTGTTGCGTATTTAAGTCGTCTGAAAAGGATTCTACCCGTCGCTCGATGAGAATTACACTTGAATGCGTCTCGTAAGGTTGATCTACATCATGAGGGAAATCCATTTCTTGATGGTGAAGTAAAAGAATACCATTTTAAATTGTTAATGTtgtaattaatatcaatttattaaagtttcctaaatatatttttattcctgATATATACTTGACTAGTCAACTTTTACATTTTGATCCctcataaattttttcattaaatcaaatct from Glycine soja cultivar W05 chromosome 8, ASM419377v2, whole genome shotgun sequence includes:
- the LOC114424176 gene encoding uncharacterized protein LOC114424176 codes for the protein MSIRTNPFKAVATLLKHLVRVEKEAKLNDLKSELNKIKDLFLKVKDNEEELLDTLAVVDGYIRNKNIRKLREEEGHFCQKIRNSTRKLLPAADAEAVGSSGQASQDVKLPQRPELNTPLPSSTPQLEKDLQMIKDYYSNLDLFDRRWFSSLLQFPENAVLKRREIIFWSFSLQWGVTGDLGSYFWNAEKRLDSLLESKLFVPHGNGKSPIVSKFKINPLVHHKSLSPLFQNEEEQLCGYYSQIMTSSSSHGSDIGFERLVLDQHKIKISDGFGFKSNPCYGVYNVGASYLNFGPGWMAKMKDLRVLQLGRWMQDSPKHHIEVESEEFLKELSGHKNLSCLSLRGISRIFELPPSIVKIRSLKILDLKACHNLETLPSDISSLRNLVQLNLSQCYLLDKMPKGIENLIWLKVLKGFVLGSSSKTPCRISDIAAKLERLKRLSIRIGSGAVIQGEFESLRKLSKLEHLKISWGVFDTRYIDIQISVPSSLKKLHLEGFPGQNIPEWLKPSKLPQELQLTQLHITGGKLKSLDHDNYRSVEIVYLKYLKHLDVDLEHLRKLFPSLSD